The sequence GTCGACGTCCGAGCTGCTCGACTGGCTGAAGCTGCTGCTCGCCGAGGACATCCCGCCCGACGCGCTGCGCTCGAAGGACCAGAAGCAGATCGTGCCGCCGCTCGCGGGCGCGCTGCTCAAGAACGAGCAGGACGTGAGCCTGTTCGAGCGGCTCGTCTACATGAACCGCCATAACCGCTAGGCGCGCGGGCGCTGCGAGGAGACACGCGAGATGAGCCGCCGGATTTCAGCCGCCACGAGCGCGAACGAGCGCGCGACGCGCGTTTGCCGCCCGGCTCGCCGCGATTGCGCGAGGGCCCGCCCATGCTGATCGATTTCTTCTACTCGCTGCGCGCCGCGAAGCTGCCGGTGTCCGTCAAGGAATACCTGACGCTGCTGGAGGCGCTCAAGGCGCAGACGATCGAGCCGTCGCTCGACGCGTTCTACTATCTCGCGCGCATGACGCTCGTGAAAGACGAGCAGTACTTCGACAAGTTCGACAAGGCGTTCGGCGCGTACTTCCACGGCGTGTCGGCGCTGCCGTCGGACGCGTTCGACATCCCGCTCGACTGGCTCGAAAAGCGCCTCGAGCGCGAGCTCACGCCCGAGGAGAAGGCGCAGATCCAGTCGCTCGGCGGCCTCGACAAGCTGATGGAGCGCCTCAAGGCATTGCTCGACGAGCAGAAGGAGCGCCACGAGGGCGGCAACAAATGGATCGGCACGGGCGGCACGTCGCCGTTCGGGCACGGCGGCTACAACCCGGAAGGCGTCCGGATCGGCGGGCCGTCGAGCGGCAACCGCACCGCGGTCAAGGTGTGGGAAGCCCGCGCGTATCGCGACTACGACGACTCGGTCGAGATCGGCACGCGCAACATCAAGGTCGCGCTGCGGCGGCTGCGGCGCTTCGCGCGCGAAGGCGCGGCCGAGGAGCTCGACCTGCCCGACACCATCCGCAGCACCGCCGCGAACGCCGGCTGGCTCGATATCAGGATGGTGCCCGAGCGCCACAACAACGTGAAGGTGCTGATGCTGCTCGACGTCGGCGGCTCGATGGACGACCACATCAAACGCACCGAGGAGCTCTTCTCCGCCGCGAAGGCCGAATTCAAGCACCTCGAGTTCTACTACTTCCACAACTGCGTGTACGACCATCTGTGGAAGAACAACCGCCGCCGCCACGCGGAGCGCACGCCGACGTGGGACGTGCTGCACAAGTTCACGCCCGACTACAAGCTGATCTTCGTCGGCGACGCGACGATGAGCCCTTACGAGGTGCTGCAGCCGGGCGGCTCGGTCGAATACAACAATCCCGAGGCGGGCGCCGTGTGGCTGCGCCGTCTCGCCGACCAGTTCCCGCGCTTCGCGTGGCTGAACCCCGAGCCCGAGCGGCTGTGGGAATACCGGCAGTCGATCTCGATCATCCGCGACGTGCTCGGCGACCGGATGTATCCGCTCACGCTCGCGGGCCTCGAATCCGCGATGCGCGCGCTGAGCAAGTGACGCACGCGCCGCGCACCGCGCCTTTCACCTCCCCCAACGCATCAGACCCGACGTTTCACCGATGAGCAGTCAGCCGCCCGCCTCCAATCTGTCGCCCGCGCTCGCGCGGCCCAATCTTCTCGCGGACACGTCGCCGTCCGCGCTCGTCGCGGGCTTCGTCGCGATGATGACGGGCTACACGAGCTCGCTCGTGCTGATGTTCCAGGCGGGCCGCGCCGCGCATCTGAGCGATGCGCAGATCTCGTCGTGGATCTGGGCGCTGTCGATCGGCATGGCCGTGACGACGATCGGGCTGTCGCTGCGGTATCGCGCGCCGATCGTCGTCGCGTGGTCGACGCCCGGCGCGGCGCTCCTCGTCGCATCGCTGCCGGGCGTCGCGTACTCGGACGCGATCGGCGCGTTCGTCGTGTGCGCGCTGCTGCTCGCGGCGGTCGGCGCGAGCGGCCTGTTCGACACGCTGATGCGCAGGATTCCGTCCGGCATCGCCGCCGCGCTGCTCGCCGGCATCCTGTTCGAGATCGGCATCGAGATCTTCCGCGCCGCGCAGTTCCAGACCGCGCTCGTGCTCGCGATGTTCTTCACGTACCTGATCGTCAAGCGCGCGGCGCCGCGCTACGCGATCGTCGCGACGCTCGCGGCCGGCACCGCGGCCGCCGGCGCGCTCGGCCTGCTCGACTTCAGCCGCTTCCACGTTGCGCTCGCGCGGCCGGTGTTCACGATGCCGTCGTTCTCGCTATCGGCGATCGTGAGCATCGGCATTCCGCTCTTCGTCGTCGCGATGGCGTCGCAGAACGTGCCGGGCATCGCGGTGCTGCGCGCGGACGGCTACGAGACGCCGTCGTCGCCGCTCATCGCGACGACGGGCATCGCGTCGCTCGTGCTCGCGCCGTTCGGCTCGCACGGAATCAACCTCGCGGCGATCACGGCCGCGATCTGCACCGGCCCGGAAGCGCACGACGATCGCACGAAGCGCTACACGGCGGCCGTCTGGTGCGGCGTGTTCTACCTCGTCGCGGGCGTGTTCGGCGCGACGATCGCCGCGCTCTTCGGCGCGCTGCCGAAGGCGCTCGTCGTATCGGTCGCCGCGCTCGCACTGTTCGGCTCGATCATGAGCGGCCTCACCAACGCGATGCAGGACGCGCGACAGCGCGAGGCGGCGCTCGTCACGTTCATGGTCACGGCCTCCGGCCTCACGCTGCTGTCGATCGGCTCGGCGTTCTGGGGGCTCGTCGCGGGCGTGCTCACGCAGGCGATTCTCAACGCGCGTCGCGCCGCCTGACGTTCGCCGGGCTCGCGTGCGCGCCGCGTTCGGTCCGCCCGGCTCGCACGCGGGCGGCGGCGCGATCGGCATCCCGATGCATCGCCGGCATGCGCGCTCGATGCGCGGTCGGCGCGCGCCGCGCAACCGTCCGCGCACGAGCGTTCGGCACCGGTTCCCGATTCGGGCCTAAAATGGAGGGCCCGGCGGCCGCGCAAGCCGCGTCGCCACGCATCGCCCCGCGCCCCGCCGCGCGGTCGTCCTCACCGAACCGGCGCGCCGCGCCTCGCTTTCGACTCGTCATGACTACCGCACTCGACCAGCTCAAGCAATACACGACCGTCGTCGCCGACACGGGCGACTTCCAGCAACTCGCGCAATACCAGCCCCGGGACGCGACGACGAATCCGTCGCTGATCCTGAAGGCCGTCCAGAAGGACGCCTATCGGCCGATTCTCGAAAAAACGGTCCGCGACCATGCGGGCGAATCCGTCGGCTTCATCATCGATCGCCTGCTGATCGCGTTCGGCACCGAGATCCTGAAGCTGATCCCGGGCCGCGTGTCGACCGAAGTCGACGCGCGCCTGTCGTTCGACACGCAGCGCTCGATCGACAAGGGCCGCGAGCTCATCAAGCTCTACGAAGCGGCGGGCATCGGCCGCGAACGCGTGCTGATCAAGCTCGCGTCGACGTGGGAAGGCATTCGTGCGGCGCAAGTGCTGCAGCGCGAAGGCATCCGCTGCAACATGACGCTGCTGTTCTCGCTCGTGCAGGCGGCCGCGTGCGCGGAGGCGGGCGCGCAACTGATCTCGCCGTTCGTCGGCCGGATCTACGACTGGTACAAGAAGCACAAAGGCGCCGAGTGGGACGAGGCGAAGGACGGCGGCGCGAACGATCCGGGCGTCGTGTCGGTGCGCCGCATCTACACGTACTACAAGCACTTCGGCTACACGACCGAAGTGATGGGCGCGAGCTTCCGCACGACGAGCCAGATCACCGAGCTCGCCGGCTGCGATCTGCTGACGATCAGCCCCGATCTGCTGCAGAAGCTGCAGGACAGCGCCGAAACGGTCGCGCGCAAGCTGTCTCCGGACGCGGCGAAGGACGCGCAGCTCGAGCGCGTCGCGATCGACGAATCGTCGTTCCGCTTCCAGCTGAACGACGACGCGATGGCGACCGAGAAGCTCGCCGAAGGCATCCGCCTGTTCTCGGCGGATGCGGTGAAGCTGGAGCGGATGATCGACGCGCTGCGCTGACGCGCGCGGGCCCCGAATCGCGGTGCGGCGCGCGGCGCGGCGTCGACGTCCGCCGCCGCGCGGCTCGGGGCCGGCATCCGTTTCTTTGCTTGCCATTGCATGAATCGACGAAGCGCTGCGTCGCGATGCGATGCGGCGCTCTTGCATCGCGCCGGTGGCGCACGCCCGGCCGTCCGCCACCGGCACGGTTCTTTTGAGGTCCTGTTCGATCGCGGCCCTTCTCCCGAGCGCTTTCCCCGCTCGCGCGTTGCGGCCCTTTTCATTCTTCCCGTCGCTGTCATCCAGACGCACTACAATCGTTCGCACGGGTGCGACTGCGCCCCTCCCAGCCCAAGTTCAAGGAGACGACGATGCAAGTACAACCGTATCTGTTTTTCGGCGGCCGCTGCGACGAGGCGCTGAAGTTCTACGGCGACGCGCTCGGCGCGAAAGTGAATTTCATCGCGCGCTTCAAGGACGCGCCGCCGAATCCCGAGCGGCCGACGCCGCCCGAGATGGCCGACAAGGTGATGCACGCGAATTTCCAGATCGGCGACTCGGTGCTGATGTGCTCGGACGGCGATTGCAAGTCGGGCACGCAGCAGGTGCACGACGGCTATTCGCTGTCGCTCAATCCTCCGAGCGTCGACGAAGGCAAGAAGATCTTCGACGCGCTGCTCGGCGGCGGCGGCGCGGTGACGATGCCGTTCGAGAAGACGTTCTGGGCGCTCGGCTTCGGCATGCTGCGCGACAAGTTCGGCGTGCACTGGATGATCAACGTCGAAGATCCGAACATGAAGAAGTGAAGGCGGCGAACGCTTCGGAAGCCGAAGCTTCCCGCAACCGATCGACGGACGACGCCCGCGGCGCGATGCGCGCCGCGGGCGTCTTTGCTTGCGTTTCCCGCCGGAGCGGGCGCGCGCTTCAGCTCTCGACGACGTCGAGATAATCCTCCGGCCGCGTGCGGTCTTCCGCATGCGCCATCCCGAGCACGCGCACGAGCGCGCTGACGACGATCGACACGACGAGATTCACGGCCAGCGCCCAGACGGCCGCGTAGCCCGGAATCGCATAGCCGAACAAATGAATCGTGAAGATCGAGCCGGCGAGCTTCAGCGAGATCGCCATCCACGTGCCGCAGACGAGCCCCGCCGCCCAGCCGAGCAGGAGCCCGCGATAGTCGAGCATGCGCGTGTAGAGGCCGAGCACGATCGCGGGCAGCGTCTGGATGATCCAGATCCCGCCGAGCAGCTGCAGCTGGATCGCGTACGTGAGCGGCAGCCCGAGGATGAACGCGACCGCGCCGACCTTCACGATCAG comes from Burkholderia savannae and encodes:
- a CDS encoding vWA domain-containing protein, with the translated sequence MLIDFFYSLRAAKLPVSVKEYLTLLEALKAQTIEPSLDAFYYLARMTLVKDEQYFDKFDKAFGAYFHGVSALPSDAFDIPLDWLEKRLERELTPEEKAQIQSLGGLDKLMERLKALLDEQKERHEGGNKWIGTGGTSPFGHGGYNPEGVRIGGPSSGNRTAVKVWEARAYRDYDDSVEIGTRNIKVALRRLRRFAREGAAEELDLPDTIRSTAANAGWLDIRMVPERHNNVKVLMLLDVGGSMDDHIKRTEELFSAAKAEFKHLEFYYFHNCVYDHLWKNNRRRHAERTPTWDVLHKFTPDYKLIFVGDATMSPYEVLQPGGSVEYNNPEAGAVWLRRLADQFPRFAWLNPEPERLWEYRQSISIIRDVLGDRMYPLTLAGLESAMRALSK
- a CDS encoding benzoate/H(+) symporter BenE family transporter; amino-acid sequence: MSSQPPASNLSPALARPNLLADTSPSALVAGFVAMMTGYTSSLVLMFQAGRAAHLSDAQISSWIWALSIGMAVTTIGLSLRYRAPIVVAWSTPGAALLVASLPGVAYSDAIGAFVVCALLLAAVGASGLFDTLMRRIPSGIAAALLAGILFEIGIEIFRAAQFQTALVLAMFFTYLIVKRAAPRYAIVATLAAGTAAAGALGLLDFSRFHVALARPVFTMPSFSLSAIVSIGIPLFVVAMASQNVPGIAVLRADGYETPSSPLIATTGIASLVLAPFGSHGINLAAITAAICTGPEAHDDRTKRYTAAVWCGVFYLVAGVFGATIAALFGALPKALVVSVAALALFGSIMSGLTNAMQDARQREAALVTFMVTASGLTLLSIGSAFWGLVAGVLTQAILNARRAA
- a CDS encoding VOC family protein, whose product is MQVQPYLFFGGRCDEALKFYGDALGAKVNFIARFKDAPPNPERPTPPEMADKVMHANFQIGDSVLMCSDGDCKSGTQQVHDGYSLSLNPPSVDEGKKIFDALLGGGGAVTMPFEKTFWALGFGMLRDKFGVHWMINVEDPNMKK
- the tal gene encoding transaldolase gives rise to the protein MTTALDQLKQYTTVVADTGDFQQLAQYQPRDATTNPSLILKAVQKDAYRPILEKTVRDHAGESVGFIIDRLLIAFGTEILKLIPGRVSTEVDARLSFDTQRSIDKGRELIKLYEAAGIGRERVLIKLASTWEGIRAAQVLQREGIRCNMTLLFSLVQAAACAEAGAQLISPFVGRIYDWYKKHKGAEWDEAKDGGANDPGVVSVRRIYTYYKHFGYTTEVMGASFRTTSQITELAGCDLLTISPDLLQKLQDSAETVARKLSPDAAKDAQLERVAIDESSFRFQLNDDAMATEKLAEGIRLFSADAVKLERMIDALR